A portion of the Drosophila sechellia strain sech25 chromosome 2R, ASM438219v1, whole genome shotgun sequence genome contains these proteins:
- the LOC116800657 gene encoding uncharacterized protein LOC116800657 — MEKSEIRLQRMSNEYQSQSSYMYLRTKMLLKIENTLLRSHRQRETTGIKKLYNSFFVLF, encoded by the coding sequence ATGGAGAAATCTGAAATACGACTGCAACGCATGTCTAATGAATATCAGTCGCAATCGAGCTATATGTACCTCCGGACCAAGATGCTGTTAAAAATCGAGAATACCCTACTTCGAAGCCATCGTCAGCGCGAGACCACCGGTATCAAGAAACTATACAATTCGTTTTTcgtattgttttaa
- the LOC6608467 gene encoding upstream-binding protein 1 isoform X2 has translation MALSFLSQNSGLLDLQSIFDPQYTHHQQQQQHLSHHPQYHIQQHQNQQLQQQAEQNQQERTLSTKFDLNLFNELDQMEFNNLNRSQYQNNNNNTVISNNQNSNNNTNTTNGISENLNQIQNRHFISGYHHQHIGSDYEQVINFVDSPPNSEESWTDGQSKDSPGPQIIDVQTIYLNSGSRKRRMDWDSLDIGQSENSPTASQSGDLPSKVAHQEKEKHKREKHSGRSSWSDDIGFDLNAEFNSNSYLNNENFLSFSPTLTTLKQEPQTEQIKPSPKVSLDNAAASPSIAIAKLDDVQNSPPQAISGQDSTNGSGSTANGKHDVNYGLACGCGSPQGSPLANAEYELNEKGKPQQLSVLDPAKIEIGSANGATHAEDHKFQYILAAATSIATKNNEETLTYLNQGQSYEIKLKKIGDLSLYRDKILKSVIKICFHERRLQFMEREQMQQWQQSRPGERIIEVDVPLSYGLCHVSQPLNSSSLNTVEIFWDPLKEVGVYIKVNCISTEFTPKKHGGEKGVPFRLQIETYIENTNSATASGSGGSNNSAIASGSGSSGSAAPASPERTPSAGSNGKQAVHAAACQIKVFKLKGADRKHKQDREKIQKRPQSEQEKFQPSYECTIMNDISLDLVMSATTTGCYSPEYMKLWPNSPVHIPKYDGMLPFAPSAASPATSSSPIAINSVTSTNSPTLKLMDATNMVSPQHVPAEMDDYSQNIMPESTPSQVTQWLTNHRLTAYLSTFAQFSGADIMRMSKEDLIQICGLADGIRMFNILRAKTIAPRLTLYASVDGCSYNAIYLLSNTAKELQQKLFKMPGFYEFMAKASTQENGAGGAATAAAAALFNNWGMHSKYSGSGSNIFNDANKSCVYISGPSGILVTITDEVLNNEIKDGSLYALEVQAGKVILKLINKQDNN, from the exons ATGGCGCTTTCGTTTCTATCCCAAAACTCCGGTCTGTTGGATTTACAAAGCATATTCGACCCACAATATACTcatcatcaacaacaacaacaacatttgAGCCACCACCCTCAATATCACATTCAACAACACCAAAATCAACAATTACAACAACAAGCGGAGCAGAATCAACAAGAACGCACCCTTTCAACAAAGTTCGATTTGAACCTGTTCAACGAACTCGACCAAATGGAATTCAACAATTTAAATCGCAGTCAATatcagaataataataataatactgtTATCAGCAATAATCAAAactccaacaacaacaccaacaccacTAACGGTATCAGTGAAAATCTAAATCAG ATCCAAAACCGCCACTTCATCAGCGGCTACCACCATCAGCATATTGGATCGGACTATGAGCAAGTGATCAACTTTGTTGACTCGCCGCCAAACTCAGAGGAATCGTGGACAG ACGGACAGTCGAAGGACTCGCCGGGACCGCAGATCATCGACGTGCAGACCATTTACCTGAACAGCGGCTCACGCAAAAGACGAATGGATTGGGACTCTTTGGACATTGGCCAAAGTGAGAACTCACCCACAGCATCGCAGAGCGGCGACCTGCCCTCCAAAGTGGCCCATCAGGAGAAGGAAAAGCACAAGCGCGAGAAGCACTCGG GTCGCAGCAGCTGGAGCGATGATATCGGCTTCGATCTGAACGCCGAGTTTAACAGCAACTCGTATCTGAACAA TGAGAACTTCCTGTCGTTCTCCCCCACACTGACCACCCTGAAGCAGGAGCCCCAAACGGAGCAGATCAAGCCGAGCCCCAAGGTATCCCTGGACAATGCCGCCGCATCGCCctccattgccattgccaagTTGGATGATGTTCAGAACTCGCCGCCGCAGGCTATTTCTGGCCAAGATTCGACTAACGGATCAGGATCGACCGCAAACGGCAAGCATGATGTAAACTACGGACTCGCCTGCGGGTGTGGCTCTCCTCAGGGTTCACCACTAGCCAACGCCGAGTATGAGTTGAACGAAAAGGGAAAGCCCCAGCAACTTAGCGTTTTGGATCCTGCTAAAATCGAGATCGGTTCGGCCAACGGAGCTACCCATGCCGAGGATCACAA ATTTCAGTACATTTTGGCAGCGGCCACTTCGATCGCCACCAAGAACAATGAGGAGACTTTGACGTACCTCAACCAAGGCCAGAGCTACGAAATAAAGCTGAAGAAGATCGGAGACCTGTCCCTCTATAGGGATAAGATACTGAAG AGCGTGATCAAGATCTGCTTCCACGAGCGCCGCCTGCAGTTCATGGAGCGCGAGCAGATGCAGCAATGGCAGCAATCCCGCCCAGGCGAACGCATCATTGAGGTGGACGTACCGCTTTCGTACGGCCTCTGCCACGTGTCGCAGCCGCTGAACTCCTCCTCACTGAACACTGTCGAGATCTTCTGGGACCCACTGAAGGAGGTCGGCGTCTACATCAAGGTCAACTGCATTTCAACCGAATTTACCCCAAAGAAGCACGGCGGCGAGAAGGGTGTGCCCTTTCGACTGCAAATTGAAACCTATATAGAAAACACAAACAGTGCCACCGCCAGCGGCTCgggcggcagcaacaacagcgccaTCGCCAGTGGCAGCGGAAGCAGTGGCTCCGCTGCCCCAGCATCTCCGGAACGGACTCCTAGTGCCGGCAGCAATGGTAAACAGGCGGTCCACGCAGCTGCCTGCCAGATCAAG GTTTTTAAGCTAAAGGGAGCTGATCGCAAACATAAACAGGATCGGGAGAAGATCCAGAAGCGGCCCCAATCGGAGCAGGAGAAGTTCCAGCCCAGCTACGAGTGTACCATCATGAACGATATATCCCTGGACCTGGTGATGTCCGCCACCACCACTGGCTGCTACAGTCCCGAATA TATGAAACTTTGGCCAAACTCGCCCGTGCACATACCCAAGTACGATGGAATGCTTCCGTTTGCGCCAAGTGCAGCATCGCCGGCTACCAGCAGCAGCCCCATAGCCATCAACTCGGTGACATCGACCAACTCGCCCACCCTCAAGCTGATGGACGCCACAAACATGGTCTCACCGCAGCATGTGCCCGCTGAAATGGACGATTAT AGCCAGAACATAATGCCGGAATCGACGCCCTCGCAAGTGACGCAGTGGCTGACCAATCATCGCCTGACGGCCTATCTCTCAACGTTTGCACAGTTCTCGGGAGCGGATATCATGCG CATGTCCAAGGAGGATTTGATTCAAATTTGCGGCCTGGCCGATGGCATTCGCATGTTCAACATTTTGCGCGCCAA GACAATTGCTCCCAGGCTAACGTTGTACGCCAGCGTGGATGGATGCAGCTACAATGCCATCTACTTGTTGTCGAACACGGCCAAGGAGCTGCAGCAGAAGCTGTTCAAGATGCCTGGCTTCTACGAGTTTATGGCCAAGGCCAGTACCCAGGAGAACGGAGCCGGTGGAGCAGCcactgcagctgctgcagcactCTTCAACAATTGGGGGATGCACTCCAAGTATTCGGGCAGCGGCTCCAATATCTTCAACGACGCCAACAAGAGCTGCGTGTACATATCGGGGCCATCGGGCATCCTTGTGACCATCACCGACGAGGTGCTGAACAACGAGATCAAGGACGGCAGCCTCTACGCGCTGGAGGTGCAGGCCGGCAAGGTGATCCTTAAGCTGATCAACAAGCAGGACAACAACTAA
- the LOC6608467 gene encoding upstream-binding protein 1 isoform X1 → MALSFLSQNSGLLDLQSIFDPQYTHHQQQQQHLSHHPQYHIQQHQNQQLQQQAEQNQQERTLSTKFDLNLFNELDQMEFNNLNRSQYQNNNNNTVISNNQNSNNNTNTTNGISENLNQIQNRHFISGYHHQHIGSDYEQVINFVDSPPNSEESWTESSSLIEQITIVVDGQSKDSPGPQIIDVQTIYLNSGSRKRRMDWDSLDIGQSENSPTASQSGDLPSKVAHQEKEKHKREKHSGRSSWSDDIGFDLNAEFNSNSYLNNENFLSFSPTLTTLKQEPQTEQIKPSPKVSLDNAAASPSIAIAKLDDVQNSPPQAISGQDSTNGSGSTANGKHDVNYGLACGCGSPQGSPLANAEYELNEKGKPQQLSVLDPAKIEIGSANGATHAEDHKFQYILAAATSIATKNNEETLTYLNQGQSYEIKLKKIGDLSLYRDKILKSVIKICFHERRLQFMEREQMQQWQQSRPGERIIEVDVPLSYGLCHVSQPLNSSSLNTVEIFWDPLKEVGVYIKVNCISTEFTPKKHGGEKGVPFRLQIETYIENTNSATASGSGGSNNSAIASGSGSSGSAAPASPERTPSAGSNGKQAVHAAACQIKVFKLKGADRKHKQDREKIQKRPQSEQEKFQPSYECTIMNDISLDLVMSATTTGCYSPEYMKLWPNSPVHIPKYDGMLPFAPSAASPATSSSPIAINSVTSTNSPTLKLMDATNMVSPQHVPAEMDDYSQNIMPESTPSQVTQWLTNHRLTAYLSTFAQFSGADIMRMSKEDLIQICGLADGIRMFNILRAKTIAPRLTLYASVDGCSYNAIYLLSNTAKELQQKLFKMPGFYEFMAKASTQENGAGGAATAAAAALFNNWGMHSKYSGSGSNIFNDANKSCVYISGPSGILVTITDEVLNNEIKDGSLYALEVQAGKVILKLINKQDNN, encoded by the exons ATGGCGCTTTCGTTTCTATCCCAAAACTCCGGTCTGTTGGATTTACAAAGCATATTCGACCCACAATATACTcatcatcaacaacaacaacaacatttgAGCCACCACCCTCAATATCACATTCAACAACACCAAAATCAACAATTACAACAACAAGCGGAGCAGAATCAACAAGAACGCACCCTTTCAACAAAGTTCGATTTGAACCTGTTCAACGAACTCGACCAAATGGAATTCAACAATTTAAATCGCAGTCAATatcagaataataataataatactgtTATCAGCAATAATCAAAactccaacaacaacaccaacaccacTAACGGTATCAGTGAAAATCTAAATCAG ATCCAAAACCGCCACTTCATCAGCGGCTACCACCATCAGCATATTGGATCGGACTATGAGCAAGTGATCAACTTTGTTGACTCGCCGCCAAACTCAGAGGAATCGTGGACAG AGAGCAGCTCGCTAATCGAACAAATTACGATTGTCGTAGACGGACAGTCGAAGGACTCGCCGGGACCGCAGATCATCGACGTGCAGACCATTTACCTGAACAGCGGCTCACGCAAAAGACGAATGGATTGGGACTCTTTGGACATTGGCCAAAGTGAGAACTCACCCACAGCATCGCAGAGCGGCGACCTGCCCTCCAAAGTGGCCCATCAGGAGAAGGAAAAGCACAAGCGCGAGAAGCACTCGG GTCGCAGCAGCTGGAGCGATGATATCGGCTTCGATCTGAACGCCGAGTTTAACAGCAACTCGTATCTGAACAA TGAGAACTTCCTGTCGTTCTCCCCCACACTGACCACCCTGAAGCAGGAGCCCCAAACGGAGCAGATCAAGCCGAGCCCCAAGGTATCCCTGGACAATGCCGCCGCATCGCCctccattgccattgccaagTTGGATGATGTTCAGAACTCGCCGCCGCAGGCTATTTCTGGCCAAGATTCGACTAACGGATCAGGATCGACCGCAAACGGCAAGCATGATGTAAACTACGGACTCGCCTGCGGGTGTGGCTCTCCTCAGGGTTCACCACTAGCCAACGCCGAGTATGAGTTGAACGAAAAGGGAAAGCCCCAGCAACTTAGCGTTTTGGATCCTGCTAAAATCGAGATCGGTTCGGCCAACGGAGCTACCCATGCCGAGGATCACAA ATTTCAGTACATTTTGGCAGCGGCCACTTCGATCGCCACCAAGAACAATGAGGAGACTTTGACGTACCTCAACCAAGGCCAGAGCTACGAAATAAAGCTGAAGAAGATCGGAGACCTGTCCCTCTATAGGGATAAGATACTGAAG AGCGTGATCAAGATCTGCTTCCACGAGCGCCGCCTGCAGTTCATGGAGCGCGAGCAGATGCAGCAATGGCAGCAATCCCGCCCAGGCGAACGCATCATTGAGGTGGACGTACCGCTTTCGTACGGCCTCTGCCACGTGTCGCAGCCGCTGAACTCCTCCTCACTGAACACTGTCGAGATCTTCTGGGACCCACTGAAGGAGGTCGGCGTCTACATCAAGGTCAACTGCATTTCAACCGAATTTACCCCAAAGAAGCACGGCGGCGAGAAGGGTGTGCCCTTTCGACTGCAAATTGAAACCTATATAGAAAACACAAACAGTGCCACCGCCAGCGGCTCgggcggcagcaacaacagcgccaTCGCCAGTGGCAGCGGAAGCAGTGGCTCCGCTGCCCCAGCATCTCCGGAACGGACTCCTAGTGCCGGCAGCAATGGTAAACAGGCGGTCCACGCAGCTGCCTGCCAGATCAAG GTTTTTAAGCTAAAGGGAGCTGATCGCAAACATAAACAGGATCGGGAGAAGATCCAGAAGCGGCCCCAATCGGAGCAGGAGAAGTTCCAGCCCAGCTACGAGTGTACCATCATGAACGATATATCCCTGGACCTGGTGATGTCCGCCACCACCACTGGCTGCTACAGTCCCGAATA TATGAAACTTTGGCCAAACTCGCCCGTGCACATACCCAAGTACGATGGAATGCTTCCGTTTGCGCCAAGTGCAGCATCGCCGGCTACCAGCAGCAGCCCCATAGCCATCAACTCGGTGACATCGACCAACTCGCCCACCCTCAAGCTGATGGACGCCACAAACATGGTCTCACCGCAGCATGTGCCCGCTGAAATGGACGATTAT AGCCAGAACATAATGCCGGAATCGACGCCCTCGCAAGTGACGCAGTGGCTGACCAATCATCGCCTGACGGCCTATCTCTCAACGTTTGCACAGTTCTCGGGAGCGGATATCATGCG CATGTCCAAGGAGGATTTGATTCAAATTTGCGGCCTGGCCGATGGCATTCGCATGTTCAACATTTTGCGCGCCAA GACAATTGCTCCCAGGCTAACGTTGTACGCCAGCGTGGATGGATGCAGCTACAATGCCATCTACTTGTTGTCGAACACGGCCAAGGAGCTGCAGCAGAAGCTGTTCAAGATGCCTGGCTTCTACGAGTTTATGGCCAAGGCCAGTACCCAGGAGAACGGAGCCGGTGGAGCAGCcactgcagctgctgcagcactCTTCAACAATTGGGGGATGCACTCCAAGTATTCGGGCAGCGGCTCCAATATCTTCAACGACGCCAACAAGAGCTGCGTGTACATATCGGGGCCATCGGGCATCCTTGTGACCATCACCGACGAGGTGCTGAACAACGAGATCAAGGACGGCAGCCTCTACGCGCTGGAGGTGCAGGCCGGCAAGGTGATCCTTAAGCTGATCAACAAGCAGGACAACAACTAA
- the LOC6608468 gene encoding uncharacterized protein LOC6608468, with protein sequence MNCLLIILLIYIYFTCFLAWDVQGDCQILQYMVEQSNGIFTYCDASGSIQLQRLETVPTGVTLLMYCSAMDFKETVCQDNGQFSVPLPMRCLSPMQPVTKHIRDGDCAGNLYAVGYTIDGKDLELYRTCFDSGQGRLLYSQSDVHYKTFFPKRPFVEFVADEMFSPQEAAAYMKSNIYFAFKCIYGDDQSYLRSANYLVINRGHMVASADFLFTDQMGSTFRYLNVVPQFKSINDGNWEKIERWVRSQIPKSSYFRVKSGGIGILTLPDTRGFLQSAFLAGSKIPVPEWTYKVVRDATGNGLYVFLTYNCTFQRERPQFLAICYPVNCPIALPNNPDDGFTFCCDPKRFPY encoded by the exons ATGAATTGCCTCCTTATTATATtacttatatacatatatttcacaTGCTTTCTGG CTTGGGATGTGCAGGGCGATTGTCAAATTTTGCAATATATGGTAGAGCAATCCAATGGAATCTTCACCTATTGCGATGCGAGCGGATCTATCCAGCTGCAGCGCTTGGAAACAGTTCCAACCGGTGTCACTCTACTCATGTACTGCAGTGCTATGGATTTCAAGGAAACTGTGTGCCAGGACAATGGACAGTTCTCGGTCCCGCTGCCCATGCGCTGTTTAAGTCCAATGCAACCGGTGACCAAGCATATTCGCGATGGGGATTGTGCGGGGAACCTGTATGCCGTGGGATATACCATAGATGGCAAGGATCTGGAGCTGTATCGCACATGTTTCGATTCCGGGCAGGGAAGACTCTTGTACTCGCAGAGCGATGTCCACTACAAAACCTTTT TTCCGAAGCGGCCGTTTGTGGAGTTTGTGGCGGATGAGATGTTCAGTCCGCAGGAGGCTGCTGCTTATATGAAGTCCAACATCTATTTTGCGTTCAAATGCATTTACGGTGATGACCAGTCCTACTTGCGAAGTGCCAACTACTTGGTGATTAATCGAGGACATATGGTGGCTTCCGCGGACTTCCTGTTCACGGACCAGATGGGCAGTACTTTCCGCTATCTGAATGTGGTGCCGCAATTCAAGTCAATTAACGATGGCAACTGGGAGAAAATTGAGAGATGGGTGCGCAGTCAGATCCCGAAGTCGTCCTATTTTCGGGTCAAGTCCGGCGGAATTGGCATCTTGACATTGCCAGACACCAGGGGCTTCCTTCAGTCGGCTTTCCTCGCCGGCTCCAAGATCCCGGTTCCCGAGTGGACCTACAAAGTGGTACGGGATGCCACCGGCAATGGGCTATACGTATTCCTCACTTACAATTGTACCTTCCAAAGGGAGAGGCCCCAGTTTCTGGCTATTTGTTACCCAGTTAATTGCCCCATTGCCCTCCCGAATAACCCCGACGATGGATTCACCTTCTGTTGCGATCCCAAGCGGTTCCCATATTAA